The Arachis ipaensis cultivar K30076 chromosome B03, Araip1.1, whole genome shotgun sequence region GAAACAAAATAGGTACACTTGTATGAAGTTTAATCCTCCTTGGTATTTCAATTCAGTTTTGGAAAGTGTCAATATCAGAACCATATCCTGTATATCCTCCTAGAACCCCCTCCGCTGTGGATTACAAAACTGTGGAGACAAATGCTGATGGAAGGAATCATTCTTTAAAGTGCAAAGGAAAAGGCAACAAGCAACAGACTTAATAAAGGAAATTTCAATAGTAACAAGTTAAAAAGAGCTTACTGATCTCGTTCATGCACAAGAGTCTCCATCAAAGTTGGAAATTGCTTACTCATTTCTTGAATAACTAAAGTTAGCACATCACTATCATTCATTTGCTTCAACTGAAGAAAGCAAGGAAAGGTTAGGATATGGACAACAATTTAACATTCACATGATAAATTAACACTTATAATGGCTAGTCAATCAGGATTATGCAATCTACCATTTTATTGAGATCATCTGAGCTGGGTAAAAAAACTGCTTGGAAAAGTAGAGAGTACAAAAACTTTGTCTTATGCCAAAGTGGCATCTTACTCCATGTTCTCCTTACTGTAATCTGTTTCAATCAGAGAACACAATACATGAGTACTAAATGAAATAGCAAGTGCTGAAAATAATAATGTGGGATGGAATTTTAGATGTTACATCTTCATGCAACAGTAAGAATGCTATCTTGCGACATGGTAGTCACAAAAGCTTAAGTCACTGTAACAGCCTCTCTGCTTTACTGCTATAAGACAGTGCATAAACCATACATTTCCATACCCTTAAATATACTCAAACATATGCAAACCTAATCCTCTACAAACCATTTTTGGTATGAAGTATACACATATGCCAGGGGGGGAAAAATACAGGAAATTCCAATTGAAAGAAGATATAGCATTCCGCACCACACCATTATATATTACAGCTAGCATTTCTGGCAGCTATACTGCATGAATTTATCCTCAACCGAAAGAACACCAGGATATGAAAAGGAATGGAAAACTATACTTATGCAACATAATTTATTTCAATCTTTCTAGCAGAGTTATACTTGAAATTACAAGATGACTAGAGTTCCTCCCAACAGTCGGCACAGATTAAAACAAAAGGCTTAACCAACCTGTACTGGGCGGTCGCCTAGGATCACCCTGCCACCATACTTCATTGCTTCTTCATATGCTACACGAAACTCAGAGCCAGGAAAGACTTCGAGCTTGCTAGCAATCTGTAGAAATGTTCAGGGAAGAAAAAATAGGGAATATGAGAAATACAACAATCTTGAGTAAGAACGACTCAAAGATCAGTGTAGCAATTCTCAAAGGGAAGATAAATATGATTGTCAAAAACAGTAAACATGCCTTGGCAAGGAACCAGCCATAAAGTACTTCAAACATATTATGTTTTTTCTTTATCAATGCAACCATCTCTGCCATCGTGGGTACCTGATAGAGGGAGATCCAggaaataaataaacataaaataaacaaataaataactcAATAGAAACTAACATAATGACAGAACAACCAAATAAGAACCAAACTATTGAAAAAAATGATAGAATAAAACATCAGTAGTATTATAGAATCAAGGAAACTAGTTGGCACTATAGTTTAATAATAACATAATATCTAGGCCACTGATCAACAATTTACTTTCAATTATCATCATATTGGCTATTGCTGAAAGAAAATATGATAGATCTCACCTTTGCGTGAAAGTAAAAATAAACTACTCATGGGTTAGCCAAACTTAAATCATTAAGGTAAAAGGCCAATATTTTATTCTCCCAAAAATAATGATGTTCAACCATCAGTCTAACACTAGTAAGACACAAAAATATTAAGCAATCTGATATGAAATCTTTCAAACTCTTCACTCCAAGAAGTTAGCATTCTGATGTCCACTAAGAGTAATATCATTTCCCATAACTGTAAAGTCTATGCTCTTAAATACAAAGGGGCAGAAGTAAAATGTCTGCACAAAGAAAGTGATACAAAAATCATCTAGGAAGGGTATAAAGCAGAAACCTTAAGATTTTGCAGGGTAAGCACTGCCACACGACTTGAGCACAATTCTAAGAAGACAACCTGCAGCCAAAGAAAGCCCAGACACATGGTATCCACGTTAAAACTATAAGGCAAAACAGCAGACAGCTAAACAGATGAATGACCCCATCTATCAAGTATCAACAAACTTTTAAACCGAGTTCAAGGGAAACACCTCTGGCTGCAGAAGACTGACAATTGCCTGAACTTCTCTGCTTGATTCCTGCAACCAACAATGTATATTTAAGCTTGAATATTAAGCTATAACCTGTCTATTCCCCATCTGAATTACACCTATAATTAGTTCAACTTAGTCTAGAATCACTTACACCGTTACacgtcttatttatttatttattttaactttatttttgcTTTGCTCTATGGCTGAATTTTCATGCAATGGTTTATCCGGTTAGCGTTTGGTGTGTCCTAGAATATTGTTTCTAGCTTTCCTGGATTaggaaaaagaaagcaaaactTTGTGGCAGTATGTAGTTTATGCCATTCTTTGGTGTATTTGGTTGGGGCATTGCATAACTCTCGCATCACATCTTTAATGGTAGAAATTCGAACAAGTATTTCACTTCTACTTGATGCAAAACACATGACCTTCTTTCAGTTGCAAAATAGATGTCTTCTTTCTGGTTCGTTCTCTTTGTATTATTGTTTCCTTCTTAGTAGCAAATTTCTTCTATTATAAAAAGTTAGCTCATTCTTATTCGTAACAGCTTATAATCAAAGGCTTGCTAAGCAAGCTGAAAAAAAACACGTAAAATTAGTGATATAATGATAATGAAAAGAAGAAAGGACCACTTCGTTAAGAATCAGAAAAATATCAACAAGTGAATTccaattaaattaaattgtacATAACAGAACCCTAATATAACGTTCCCGATCAAAGACAGTGACAATGTTCAATGCAGCGAAACGCAAAACCCGTTCCAGTTCAAAAGAGAGGTTACCTCGGAGACATGCGCGGTGCCGACGAGGTAGACGTCACACACACCGCCTTCGGCAGAGGACTCGCACGACAGCACCATCACGTTCCTGGAAAGTTCCTCCGGGAGCTCCGGATGACGTCGATCGGAACTTTCCGCCGGAGCCTCAGGAACCGACAAATCTCCAACGGCGGCAGAAGCACCAGCGCCGGAAGCCTCATCGATGCGAACCATGCTGTCAGAGAGACTCTCCATCTTCAGATCCTCGATGTGGACGAAGTCGTCGCCCACCGGTGCGGCGGACGGCGGCGTTTGCGCGTCGTCCATCGCTGGCCGGAGGAAGGTGTGGATAGGGCGGGTAGCAGCGGTGGAGAATTGTGCGAAGGAGAAGGTTCTAGAAAGAGAAACTGTTGTTGTTATGGGGAGATTGTGGGGTTTTAGTTTGGGGCGAAGGAAGTGAGTGAGTGTGGTGACTCGGGCGAGTTGAGAGCGAGTGAGCGGGTGAGTCATAAGCTATAGAAGACAACTTCGAAAATGGGcgttatctctctctctctctctctccttttgatGACGTGAGACTATTTAGTGACTTGATgaatgtttcttctttctttattcTGTATTGTATTCTGTTTTTGGACACTGTGGGCCTTCTTCGTTCAAGTTATTCCAAAGGTATCAGCTTGTATCTCACTCccattaaattgagaaaatatatttttttaattgattttttttatttagattatttaaatataatatttacaaAAATGTGTAATCTATAGTGTATTTACTTATATGCACAACACCTCATATCCCGTCTACGGTGCCTAAAAATAGTTAAAAGCACATCTCGGGTAAACAATATCCGAaatataatacataaaattaaaaaatgacaAATCGAGTGCTATATACCCGAGATATGATGATAAACAATTTTTAGGCATAGTACTAGAATATATATCTTATTGTAACGATTTAACTATAATATTGCATACTCGTATTATTGTACTCGTATGGTTATTGAAATATTCGATTTGAAAAAATTAacgatttaaatttttttaattaaaaagtaacaatttaaaatttatatgtttttgaattaaaaaattaggTTATCTGTTGAGAAACGCTTTTGGGATCGTCCATTTGTTTTGCTGTTGTGCGCGTTCCTTCTTTCTGTTCTTCTTTAAGGttggtttttcttttgttcttctttaTCTGTTTTTTACTGTTATTGGTTGATGTTCTTTGGTAAAGCTTCATGTTGTTGTTTCTTATTTTCCTAAAAATGTGGGTTTTTGTACGTAGAAGTTCTTATCCTTTCTCATTCTTGCTTATTCTCTTGGTTATCGTAAACCTTCATTACTGTTTGTAAGAATTTTTAGAATCTGGTGGAGTTTGAATTTGCTAAATTTATGACTTTATTTGTTGAATTTCTAAAGTTTTGTCTTGTCTCTAAATGGTGCCATTTTCATTCTGAGTAATGGTGCCATTTTGTATTATAATAAAGCAGGTTGAAGGTCCCATTCTTAAAGATGATCCGACCATTTTTGTGTGACGAGTTGTTGTTCCCGATTTGTAAGTCGTCAGTTTTTGTGGTAacaactttcttttattttgtaggtaTAGTTTATGTCTCGCTCAATAATTCTCAGCATGTCTACTAAAGTTTCGTCTAACTTAGATTGGGTAGATGTTATTATTCTCTTTGCTGTCCCTGTAGTTGATAACAAGTATATAGAGATGTTTCCTAGGCAGAATAGGATTTGTAGGAGGAGGGAGAATGAGGAGAAGTATGGGATAGTGCCTATGACCTTGAAGATAGGATTCGCTTTTCCCGACTTGATAAGTTGGAGCGCCATTTCATTTTTATGTATGAATGTCTTTTTATTAGATTAGAGGTGAGTCTTTCCTTTTTTGATTTGGACTTAGAAATTCTTTGTATTTGTAAAGTTGCCCCTTCTTAGTTTCACCCTAACTCCTAGGTTTCATGAAAGTTTATCAGCTAGTTAGTCGGGAGCTCGATCTTCCATTGTCTTCCAagattttcttttatcttttccaACTTGCTAAACCATTTAGTTCTAAAAAATAGTATTGAATTTTTTTCAGGCTATCTAGGGGAAGAAAGTATTCTCTATTTTTGACTATTCATTTCATGATTTTAAGAATCATGTCTTTAAGGTCTGATCTTTGGAAGGTGCTCGACCTTTTTCTTGAATGAGAGAAATGAACCCGTGTTTACTCTTATACTGGTAGGAGGTTTTCAACATTATCAAATATAATCTTGAGAATTTAGATGAAGTGGAGGAGTGTGTAATGGCATTTTTTCATGAGTATTGCGGTCGAGCACTTAATCTtgacaccaaatttttttttatagaaaagcCAAGCTATGTTCGTACCGAACTAGGTAGTTAGCTTTCCTTTGTTGAATATTTTTGCTATTTATATCTGGATTATATATCTTGAGTTTCTTTACTTATTTTATCCTTTATAGCGAAGACTAGAGTAATCGTTTAATAGCTATTGTGCCTCAACCTCTCTTAgactacaaaaaagaaaaaaagaaaaagcttgccCCATCCATGAGTAAATATTTCGTAGTAGCCTCATTTTCCAttccaaaaaaaagagaaaattcgAAACAATTAGAATTTTTTGGAGATTGGATGCAGTTACTAATTCATGATCTGACATATACAGAATGAAATTTGACTTGATTCTTCTTTGTTTCCGAAGTAACTCTCATCAACTAGCACTACTACAGGAAATTCTTTAGCACTGAATTGAAGTATTCTTCTGACTTGATACTACTCATTTTGATACTAAAAAGCCTTCTCCTTTTTATCCTCATGAATCCACCAATACTATGCTTTTTTCTATGTTTATATTAGTATTATTTACTCAGCGACTCGGACGCGTTGCAGAGAGTTCGACAGGCTAAAAAAATGTTGTTGCCCGGGCTATCCAGCTGAAGGAAACTGCCAAGTCGGGTGACACTTCTTCTCCTTCAAAATCGGACACGAGCTCTTCCCAGTCGGGTAAAGTAATTCCTGATCCTCCCCCTCCCCCTCCTCCTCCTTTTACTGAGTCCACTCCTCGACCCACCCCTCTTGTGCCTCCTTTTACTGAGTCAAGTTCCAAGAAATGCAAAGCCCTTTTGTTCAAATCTAGTAGTGTATACGACCAGGGATTCAACGCTGTGGCTTTTTGTGAAGAGCAAATTCTTTCTCATAGTTTCATAAGCATGGATGATGTCTCCATAAAAAACCATCTGCAGGTTCTGGCCCGAGGAAGTATTCGGATAGCTGAGGTGTGCTCAAATTTGCTCAAACAACTCGAAGAGACTCCTATTGGCGCTACCCAATGGGAGTCGACCAATCTTCGAGCCGAGGTGGCGTCTTTGCGGGAGGCCAAAAAGGAGCTGGAAGATGAAAAAGGAGTTCTCTCGGCAGACGTCTTGAAGCTTCGAGAGAGGGTGAAATAGTCTGAAGCATCTTGTGTCATGGTGGAGGGTTTGAAGAAGAAGGTTGAAGAGAGTTATACTCACATCTTTGGAAAGAAATTAAACCTAAAAGAGGAGGTTGCCAGGTTGAAGGAAGAGTACGAGGGCCTGGAAGAATCGATGGCTCAGGGTATGGACGAAATGACCGAGAATTTGAAGGCCCAATTTTGGGTACTTGCTCTCAACGTGGACCTTTCTCCCATTGATCCTGACAAGTTTGTGGTTGATGGGAGGATTATCTTTTCTAAAGAAAATGCCACCCCTTCTGGAGATCCGAAGACTACTAGTGCCTGAGTTGAAGAAGCTTTCTAGAGTTTCCCAACTTGAATCAATAAAGAATCTCCTTTTTCTCCTACCTAAGATGAGACTCTCCCGACCTCTCTATCTCGAGCTGATGGAGCAACCATCATGGTTACTGATGAGCAGGATCCTCCTTTCTCTTAGCTTTATTTCAAAAATCTCTTTTGTATTTGATGGCCTGGTCTGTGGgtctttgaatattttatttttgtaataattCAATTTGGATACTTGCTTTCTGAATACTCATATTTGTGGAATTTTTACCCCTTTAGGGGCCTTTTGAAATGCCTTAGCTTTTGCTTATAAGTGTTGTCGTAACTTTTATGTTCCTTAGCTTTTGCTTATAAGTGTTGTCGTAGCCTTTATGTTgtgcttttgttttttttttcaaatatcacTTAACACACTTTTTATCATTTGGGGATGCTACCCTCTTTTTAAGAGTGTTGGTAATATAAGGTATTTGAGACTTTCTTTTACAACTTTGCTCGAGATGTTTTATGAAGTCATACATCTTGTTTGGATTACCCTCTTTTTCATAACATTTTGCTCAAACTGTTATAAGTTCGGATAGGATTTTGCCTTCCTAATATTGAGGCTTGAATCTGACCTTAATAGATCGGTCTTGTTTTATCAAGTTACTTTTACGATTCGTTTTAGGCTTGCTTCTTTTGCTAACTCATTTTTGTACAAATAGCTTAATGAGGTTGGACCACGATCTACTTACGTATTTTTTTACACCGATTTGGACCTTGTCGCTTTGTCTTGTCGACCATCTAGGTCAGGCAACGATTTTTGCGCTTTATCAAGCTTAAATCGATGCGTTTAGTAGAACAATTAATTGTAGAAAATGAGAGAAATGACAATTTATCATTAATGAAAAATGATGCTATTTTGCTACTAAGAGTTTTTCTATCTTTAACTCCTAGCCCTTGTTATGATGCCTCGCTAAAACTCCCTTCGAGAAAACCCTTCTCAGAAAAAAACCTACAAAGTCGGAAAAAAAGAGTACACCAAAGAACAAGGTGCGCTTTCTAGCTATAGTATCTTTTCATGTTGTATGCATACCATGACCTAGGGAGCTCGTTTCCTACTAGGTTGGACACTTTGTAGTAACCTTTTTCCACGACTTCAATGATCTTGTAAGGTCTTTTCCAATTTGCAGCTAACTTCACCCGACTTCTGTACTCCAATGTCATTCCTGATCAAGATGAGGTCGTTTATGGCAAAACTTCTTCTGATAACTTTCTTGTTATACCTTGTCGACATCTTTTGTTTTAACGCTTAATCTCTTATCCGAGCTTGTTCTTGGATTTTTGGGAGGAGGTCAAGctcttctttttgagcttgaatgtTTTCTATTTCATTGTAGAACCTTACCCTTAGGCTTTATCCATTTACTTCAATAGGAATCATTGCTTCTATGCTATAAGTAAGTCGGAACGGAGATTCTCCTGTTGTGGGATGGAGAGTTGTCCAATATGCTCATAGAAATTGGGAGTGCTCCTCAGCCTATACTcattttgcatcttgtagtcttttTTTAAGCCccaccaatatgactttgttcgcagcttctgcttgtccatgaGTCTGAAGGTGCTCTACTGATGTGAATTGGTATTTGATCTTAAGGCTTGCCACCAAGTTTCTGAAGGTCGATTCGGTGAAATGAGTACCACTATCCGTAGTTATGGAATATAGAACTCCAAATCGGGCGACAATGTTCTTATAGAGGAATCGCCAACTTCTTTGGGCCGTAATAGTTGCCAaaggctctgcctcaatccacttagtGAAATAATCAATCCCGACTATGAGGTATTTCACCTGTCCGGGTGCCTAAGGAAATAGTTTGAGAAGGTCCAAATCCCATTTTGCAAAAGGCTATGGCGAGgtgacactgatgagctcttcaagTGGGGCCACATGAAAGTTGGCATATAGCTAACAGAACGGGCACTTCTTGACAAAGTTGGCCGCATCCTTCTATAAAGTCAGCCAATAAAAGCCAGCTCGCAATATATTTTTAGCTAGTGACCTTCCCCTAGATGATTTCCACAGAAGCCACAATGGACTTTTTCTAGGACCTCTTTAGCCTTGGAGGACGaaacgcattttagtaaaggtctGTATACTCCTCTTCTGTAGAGAACGTTGTGAACTACAGTATAGCTCTGTGCTTTCCTTACGAGTCTCcttgcttccttttcttctttagGGATGATATCGAATTTGAGGTATTCAATAATAGGAGTCATCTAACCCAAGTTAAGATTGGAGATTATCAGTGCGTCCGACTTATCGACTTCCTTGGCAACTGATGGTGTATGGAGAGTTTTCTGGGTCAAGCTTTATTGTTATCCCCTGGGTTAGTGCTAGCCAGTTTGGAGAGGGCATCAAATTGACGATTGAGTTCCTGAGTTATATGTCTGACctctgttttctggaattgtccgAAGTGTTCTAGTGTTTTCtccaagtacctcttcatgtTAGGATCTTCAGCTTGGTAATCCCCATTTATCTGAGAGGTTATTACTTGGGAGTTGTTAAACACAGTGACTTTTGCTACTCCGACTTCTTTGACTAGCCTTTAGCCAGCAAGCCTGGCTTTATATTTAGCTTGGTTGTTGGAGGCCGAAAACTCAAATTTTAACGAAATCTCCACCCGAGTTCCTTCCTCATTTTTAAAAATGATTCCTACTCCACTACCAACTTATTTGATGATCCATCCACATATAAATGCCAAGTTTTTGGGCTTCCTTGTTGTTTGCTCAAGTATTCAGCTAAGAAGGATATTGCAATTTGATGGTCATACAAGCTTCATATttaaggtcgaactcggataattaCCCGTCGGATTTTTCCAACAGTAACAGGGCATAAATTGAAATCACAAACCATATTCTCCCTCATTTCAGATTCACCCACTCTCTCACTCACCACCCTCTGCCGCCGCCACCACCGAGACCACCACCGTCACAGCTTTCTCTCTGTCGCCGTCAACACATCGCCGACTGTAACACCCTTACTACCAGAATGTCACATTTTCagctgtgccactctgatagtgAGGATGTTACGACAACTTCTATGTACTAAATAATAGAATAAGAGCCTTTGACTCGAAACTGTATcgctgttttctttgaaaaatcgGAAATAGCTTTTATTTTAATCAAACATGCATATATAACCAAAATCAATCACAATcctcatatatgtatatataaacatATCAGACTTCGTAtacaagtaacttataaatagCATAAGCATACATATcattacaactcctatccctcttacaaaaatataataataaaggcgAGCGAAaactataatatatatatatatatatacacacacacacacacaataaTATATAATACAATCAGATGCGCAGAAGGAATTTCTTAAACTCTTCGTCCGTCTTGAAAAGGAAAATTTGTAAGGGTGAGAACATCGTTCTCGCTGGTTCTCAATagaggatttttaaattgaaaacggGTAAGGGTAATTTTGGTAATTTTACTAAAAGTAGGGGTAATAGagtaataaaaaaaactaattttaatccaataataatatctataaaaataatatttaattatcaacttataATTTATTTTCTAATAAATAATCTAATTCAATCattagagataatcaaattaattttctttaaattataaaataaagttcaaaatctaattattcaaatttaaagcatataaaattctcattattttctcaatcactaaagttttaaatcaataataagaaaatacTCAATTAATACAAAAATCTCTGAAAATAATAtcttcaataaataaaataaatcgtaaataatttattatttaattttcaaaaatctgggGTCTTACATCTTCGACACctcccttcttctccttcttctgctCTTCTCCTTTCTCCTTGCACCGTTAAATCACCGTCGCCCCCACCACCATCGCGTTGCTGCTGCCCTCCAGCCTTTGGCGACTTCCCGAGCATTCGGCGACCACCCTTCCGCTTCCTCTAGCGGCAATGTCATAATGCCGCTGCATCTTCACATATTCTCAGTTCTCTCCTATTTCTGCATTTCAGGTTTCTTtaaactctttttctttcttcttcaaattATGTTTTGTTTAGGTTGTTTCATTATTctaattttagttagttaatttagttagAGTTAATTTTTTGCttttagtggattttaggtggttaagaTAGGTTAGTTTTAGGATGATTAGTTTGTGTTATATTGCTGAAAGTGTTGAAAATTGACTGAATTGATGGGTAATACTGCTGATTTTGTGTTGAATATGCTGAATTTTTGCGAATTGATGTTAAAAAACTATTTATTTTGTTGAACAATTACTGAAATTTAGTTAAATTTGTTGCTGTGTTGCTTAAAAAATCAGTTAGCTAAATCTTTTGTTGCTGTAAATCTTTAGTTCTTTTGCCAAGTATATTAAATTTATCGTTGAATTGAAAATTTAGGATGGGTGTATAGTTTCTGTGATGAGGATATTAATGCTTTGATAAGCATGTGCTTATGCCTTTGGCTAGCCATGTAATAGGATTTTAGTAGTTTGTGTTTCGCAGCTGTTTGTTAGTTGTTTGCTAATATTTTCGTAATTTATACACACAGAACTTTTGCCAAGTATATTGATTTTGGGTGGTTAAGATAAGTTAGTTTTAGGATTATTAGTTTGTGTTATATTGCTGAAAGTATTGGAAATTGATGGATAATCCTGCTAATTTTGTGTTGAATATTCTGAATTTGTGttgaatttgatgaaatttgtttGAATAAAATTGAATTAATGTTGAACTTAGTATTAAATAACATTGATTTGTTATTCTGAATTTCTGTTAATTGGTATGCTATTTTCAGATATGATGACGGGTAGAGGTCTGCCGGATCGGGCTGCTGATCGTGGTCGTAGCCATGGTCGGGGTAGAGGGAGGGTTTCTTCCTATACCGCTGGGACTTCTGGATACTCTCCCTCTACTCTGACCACTTCGGTGACATCACAGGTTGCAGGTTTAACAAGCCAGCCGTTTATCATGGTCCCTAACCCTAACTACGTGCCTCTGTCTACGGTGACGACACTGCCTCCTACCGCTCAGCATCCCGCTGCAATGCCGACGCTGCCTCCAGCAACGAAATCTGCAGTTCTGAAGTCTTCTCATGGAAGTGAGGCAGCTgatgcccctccaccacctcCCATCATACGGTTGACCATTTGTCCTTATGGCGGTACGAGATAACCTTTGAGTTTTATATATTTCCTGATTATTGTTATTGCTGAAAGTTCAACTCCTGGTTATTGATTCTTGTTTAGTGGGTGTAAGTTTGACTGCTTGAAAGTGTTTTCTGTTTCCTAATTATGGAATTGCTGAAAGTTCAATTCCTGGTTATTGATtcttgtttagtggatttaggtttcaTTACCTGAATGTGTTTCCTATTTCATTGATTGTGGAATTGCTGAAAGTTCAATTCCTGGTTATTAATTCTTGTTCAATGGATTTAGGTTTCAATGCCTGAGTGTGTTTCCTATTTCATTGATTGTGGCGCATTCCAGTTATAGATGAAACTTTgatgaaatttctataaaaactcTCTGTATATTATGGTTTGTTTGTGAATTGTTGATAAGTTCGCACCGAACAACAATGCATGTACTCAGAAGATGACCAACGTCATCAAGCTGATGTACGACCATCCTAGCCCAGCTACAAAAAGATCCCCGCTGAAACCAAACATTGATGATTTGATAAATTAGcggtgattaatttttttttaagttttaaacctTTTTAGCTAGTTTATATCCTCTGTTTTGAGTAACTAATTCTAAAGTTTCTTTGTGTAGCAGCACTTTATATAGGACGCTAAGCACAATCTTACCATCAGGAAATTATTCGATCATAGAATGGGTCGGCGGCTCTAGCAAATGCTGGATGATGTTCGTTAGGGGCGGGACCACCTGACGACCTGGCTCTGACCGAAAATAAAGAAGGCTCTATTAGTTAGTGAGAGACCGATGAGGGGTTCAGACATCAGCGTCTCACCAACAGAACAAACAAGGCATCGGCCAGGTCACCTAAGTATACCGGCGACTcagcgaccttcatgaagactaAGGCTAACCTGGTATGTagtgtttttaattttgttaataatttaGTAATATTCTTTTACATATCATTACTACGAATCCTAATCATATTGTTTCAATGCAACATGTGTAGTCAAAGTCGTTGGATCGTCAGGCGACATTGGCGGAAACTTTCAAGTACACCCACACGTTgaaggagaacaaagagagatTTGCTGATCAGCAGTCTCAggatcattatgtgagtaaacatacaTCTGATTATCTTCTGGTATAAAATTATTAAGGACTAACTGTATAGCTATCTTACTAATCACAATAACATGTGTTACACAGGAGTCTTATACACAGAGACTAGATACTGCGACTCAAAAATCTCAGCAAAGTGGGGAGGACACCACTGATGGCTCTGCTACTTTAGTTGTTGTTCTTGATGTGGTTTGGCACGAGACTGCCTCAGTGCCATACAAGAACCGTGAATACGAGTTGTGGTCATTCTTCGCCAGCAGCCTCCGCACCTCCAGTTGAGGCCGTCGTTAGGTTCTACCACCAGTTGAGCTGTCGAG contains the following coding sequences:
- the LOC107629952 gene encoding traB domain-containing protein isoform X1, with protein sequence MTHPLTRSQLARVTTLTHFLRPKLKPHNLPITTTVSLSRTFSFAQFSTAATRPIHTFLRPAMDDAQTPPSAAPVGDDFVHIEDLKMESLSDSMVRIDEASGAGASAAVGDLSVPEAPAESSDRRHPELPEELSRNVMVLSCESSAEGGVCDVYLVGTAHVSEESSREVQAIVSLLQPEVVFLELCSSRVAVLTLQNLKVPTMAEMVALIKKKHNMFEVLYGWFLAKIASKLEVFPGSEFRVAYEEAMKYGGRVILGDRPVQITVRRTWSKMPLWHKTKFLYSLLFQAVFLPSSDDLNKMLKQMNDSDVLTLVIQEMSKQFPTLMETLVHERDQYMSSTLLKVASENRSVVAVVGKGHLQGIKKHWKQPVMMRDLMTVPSPKPAMSAIKILTSVGVAVAGVAIISGIYLSSKK
- the LOC107629952 gene encoding traB domain-containing protein isoform X2, which gives rise to MTHPLTRSQLARVTTLTHFLRPKLKPHNLPITTTVSLSRTFSFAQFSTAATRPIHTFLRPAMDDAQTPPSAAPVGDDFVHIEDLKMESLSDSMVRIDEASGAGASAAVGDLSVPEAPAESSDRRHPELPEELSRNVMVLSCESSAEGGVCDVYLVGTAHVSEESSREVQAIVSLLQPEVVFLELCSSRVAVLTLQNLKVPTMAEMVALIKKKHNMFEVLYGWFLAKIASKLEVFPGSEFRVAYEEAMKYGGRVILGDRPVQITVRRTWSKMPLWHKTKFLYSLLFQAVFLPSSDDLNKMLKQMNDSDVLTLVIQEMSKQFPTLMETLVHERDQYFYGHSFTSHGSIEVD